One window of Thalassovita mediterranea genomic DNA carries:
- a CDS encoding enoyl-CoA hydratase, translating to MSENIVRVERDGPVAIVTLNRPDALNALSRALRAELVKVFTELAKDDTVRAAVLTGEGRAFTAGVDLKEAGQTGFALGADGGDIDLSKGLAAFPWPIIGAINGFAITGGFELALMCDVLLASENAKFADTHARVGIVPGWGLSQKLPRMIGMSRAKELSFTGNFLDAETAERWGLVNRVYKADALMPAAIKMAHEMASCDAVLLRKYKALIDDGFATTFGDAMKMEVKRSAEHAQSVTADSVEQARKAVTERGRGQNG from the coding sequence ATGTCCGAGAATATCGTGCGCGTGGAAAGAGACGGCCCAGTTGCAATCGTGACGCTGAACCGGCCGGATGCGCTGAACGCGCTGAGCCGGGCCCTGCGTGCCGAACTCGTGAAAGTGTTCACCGAGCTGGCGAAGGACGACACGGTTCGCGCCGCGGTGCTGACGGGCGAGGGCCGTGCCTTCACCGCTGGCGTCGACCTCAAGGAAGCCGGGCAGACCGGCTTTGCGCTCGGCGCCGATGGTGGCGACATTGATCTTTCGAAGGGGCTTGCCGCTTTCCCGTGGCCGATCATCGGCGCGATCAACGGCTTCGCGATCACCGGCGGCTTTGAGCTTGCCCTGATGTGCGACGTGCTGCTGGCATCGGAGAATGCGAAGTTCGCTGACACGCATGCGCGCGTCGGTATCGTGCCAGGCTGGGGCCTTAGCCAGAAGCTGCCGCGCATGATTGGTATGAGCCGCGCCAAGGAGCTGTCCTTCACCGGCAACTTCCTCGATGCGGAGACCGCCGAGCGCTGGGGCCTCGTCAACCGGGTCTACAAGGCCGATGCGCTGATGCCTGCGGCGATCAAGATGGCGCACGAGATGGCAAGCTGCGACGCCGTGCTGCTACGCAAGTACAAGGCGCTGATCGATGATGGCTTCGCGACCACATTCGGCGATGCGATGAAGATGGAAGTCAAACGCTCTGCCGAGCATGCACAGTCCGTCACGGCTGATAGCGTCGAGCAGGCGCGCAAGGCAGTAACTGAACGCGGGCGCGGGCAGAACGGATAA
- a CDS encoding FAD-dependent oxidoreductase: MGKPPADVNFTFSDEELEALKPFGDVRAHAVGDPLIDEGDANVDCLITLSGHTSILVETPEGEKRLGWMERGQFAGDISILTGQASLSRVEMGEAGEVLHISHDNFQRLLVENSHFSDIFVRTLTARRIFSHNASHGAVIVIGDAHDRDVFVARDTLSKHMIAHRWLDPDKDPLAKRIMEAREIAAADLPVVIRGRSRIMSRPDVGELSEAFGLDLVPDNSCTDVVVVGAGPAGLAASVYAASEGLTVVTLDSDGPGGQAGTSSKIENYLGFPMGVSGRELASRASIQAQKFGARIASPASAVDLARDGDNYCISLKDGRRLKARAVVIATGAQYSRLPIENLERFEGRGIYYGATPMEAQLCGGQDVCLVGAGNSAGQGAVFLSQTARNVHVLFRRPNIRDTMSEYLVRRLEETPNIHLHPETEIDTLHGTGSEDQLNDRLTRLSLRHRTTREVSEHDIGFVFLFIGAQPFTDWLPQHMSCDEKGFVKTGPDLSNLDLVRAGWTLDRMPTRYETSWPRVYAVGDVRIGSVKRVASSVGEGSVVVSDIHKALAEITPSGS; encoded by the coding sequence ATGGGTAAGCCCCCTGCAGATGTGAACTTCACCTTTTCGGACGAAGAGCTTGAGGCGCTGAAGCCCTTCGGCGACGTTCGCGCCCATGCGGTGGGTGATCCGCTAATTGATGAAGGCGACGCGAATGTCGATTGCCTCATCACGCTGTCGGGCCACACCAGCATCCTTGTTGAAACGCCAGAAGGCGAAAAACGTCTTGGCTGGATGGAGCGCGGCCAGTTTGCTGGCGACATCTCCATCCTGACGGGTCAGGCCTCGCTCTCGCGCGTCGAGATGGGAGAGGCCGGCGAGGTGCTTCATATCTCGCACGACAATTTCCAGCGCCTGCTGGTTGAGAACTCGCATTTCTCCGACATTTTCGTGCGCACGCTGACAGCGCGGCGGATCTTCTCGCACAATGCCTCCCACGGCGCCGTCATCGTGATAGGCGACGCGCATGACCGCGACGTGTTCGTCGCCCGTGACACCCTCTCCAAGCACATGATCGCCCATCGCTGGCTCGACCCGGACAAGGACCCGCTTGCAAAGCGCATCATGGAAGCGAGAGAGATTGCAGCCGCTGACCTGCCCGTCGTGATCCGTGGGCGTTCTCGTATCATGTCGCGCCCCGATGTCGGCGAATTGTCCGAAGCCTTCGGCCTCGATCTCGTACCCGACAATAGCTGCACCGATGTTGTTGTGGTGGGCGCAGGCCCCGCCGGGCTTGCCGCATCGGTCTATGCCGCTTCGGAAGGCCTCACCGTGGTCACGCTGGACAGTGACGGCCCCGGTGGTCAGGCGGGCACATCGTCAAAGATCGAGAACTATCTCGGCTTCCCCATGGGTGTTTCAGGCCGTGAGCTTGCTTCGCGCGCTTCCATTCAGGCGCAGAAATTCGGCGCCCGTATCGCATCACCTGCCAGCGCGGTCGATCTTGCACGCGACGGCGACAATTATTGCATCTCGCTGAAGGACGGCCGCCGCCTCAAGGCCCGCGCCGTGGTCATTGCCACCGGCGCTCAGTATAGCCGCCTGCCGATCGAGAATCTGGAACGGTTCGAAGGGCGCGGCATCTATTATGGCGCAACGCCCATGGAGGCGCAGCTGTGCGGCGGCCAGGATGTCTGTCTCGTCGGCGCGGGCAATTCAGCTGGTCAGGGCGCGGTCTTCCTCAGCCAGACGGCCCGCAACGTCCACGTCCTGTTCAGGCGCCCGAACATTCGCGACACCATGTCGGAATATCTCGTGCGCCGCCTCGAAGAGACGCCGAACATCCACCTTCATCCAGAGACTGAAATCGACACGCTGCACGGCACTGGCAGCGAAGATCAGCTCAATGATCGCCTGACCCGGCTCAGCCTTCGCCACCGCACCACCAGAGAGGTGAGCGAGCATGATATCGGTTTCGTCTTCCTCTTCATCGGCGCCCAGCCTTTTACCGACTGGCTGCCCCAGCATATGAGCTGCGATGAGAAGGGGTTCGTGAAAACCGGCCCGGACCTCTCCAATCTGGATCTCGTGCGCGCAGGCTGGACCCTCGACCGGATGCCGACCCGCTATGAAACCTCATGGCCACGCGTCTACGCCGTCGGCGATGTGCGGATCGGGTCAGTCAAGCGCGTCGCCTCCAGCGTGGGCGAAGGCTCCGTCGTTGTCAGCGACATTCACAAGGCGCTCGCAGAGATAACGCCTAGCGGTTCCTGA
- a CDS encoding competence/damage-inducible protein A, with product MTAPTAAICLIGDELLSGRTRDINVQQIAGYLRPLGIPVEEVRIVPDVQARIVEAVNALRERYSYVFTTGGIGPTHDDITADAIAAAFGVGIDKHPEVMAMLQARYDEIGTEFTEARQRMARIPDGASLIENPVSGAPGFQTGNVFTLAGVPSIVQGMLQDIGHRLEHGRVVHARTVRVPGLREGDIAEALSELDKSYEEVSFGSYPWFRSVSDHGVSLIARSADEDALTTAAQKLVELAASVGGESEVIEGEAS from the coding sequence ATGACAGCACCAACCGCCGCCATCTGCCTTATCGGGGACGAGCTTCTCTCAGGGCGCACGCGGGACATCAATGTCCAGCAGATTGCAGGCTATCTGCGGCCGCTCGGCATTCCGGTCGAGGAAGTACGGATCGTGCCGGACGTGCAGGCGCGCATCGTCGAGGCGGTCAACGCTTTGCGCGAGCGATACTCCTATGTTTTCACGACCGGCGGGATAGGGCCGACCCATGACGACATTACCGCAGACGCCATCGCAGCCGCCTTCGGTGTCGGGATCGACAAGCATCCAGAAGTGATGGCGATGCTGCAGGCACGCTATGACGAGATCGGCACCGAGTTCACAGAAGCCCGCCAGCGCATGGCCCGGATACCTGATGGTGCCAGCCTGATCGAGAATCCGGTATCGGGTGCGCCCGGCTTCCAGACCGGCAATGTCTTCACACTGGCAGGCGTGCCTTCGATCGTTCAGGGCATGCTGCAGGATATCGGACACAGGCTGGAACATGGCAGGGTGGTGCATGCGAGGACCGTCCGCGTGCCGGGTCTTCGTGAAGGCGATATCGCCGAAGCCCTCAGTGAGCTCGACAAGTCATACGAAGAAGTGAGTTTCGGCTCCTATCCATGGTTCAGGTCTGTGAGCGACCATGGCGTGTCACTGATCGCCCGCTCGGCAGATGAGGATGCCCTGACGACAGCGGCGCAAAAACTTGTCGAACTGGCCGCCTCCGTTGGCGGCGAGAGCGAAGTCATCGAAGGGGAAGCAAGTTGA
- a CDS encoding beta-lactamase family protein, with translation MKNEIMVQSRCIGGVLAVFLAAACTNAADPAENSAEVSPASADAATETRAAFSEEGLAALDELLAGYVEAGQVAGIEAMLVKDGEIAYSARHGLRDVEDQTPLGKDTIWRIYSMSKPVTGVALMQLYEDGKFDLDDPLSDYIPEFENLQVLAGENEDGTPILEPLEREPTIRDAMRHTAGFAYGLFGEDYSNRQFREQRILSSPGLDVLVDRVAEVPLLFQPGEQWSYGVGVDIQGYLIEQFSGMNLGEYLDANIFTPLGMDDTGFYVPDADYDRFADLMVWSPEAGRFVPVPETRESTAAVPYLYRQDTVPFESGGHGLVATISDYARFSQMMLNEGSLDGAEIISPETVELMTSDQLPEGLGISFNGTARATMTAEPHKFGLDWGIISDPEAMASPAGAGTYYWGGAAGTWFWIDPVNDLYFIAMIQRFGNNPDMPFEPRAQSMALVYEALQE, from the coding sequence GTGAAGAACGAAATCATGGTGCAGTCACGGTGCATTGGCGGTGTACTGGCGGTGTTTCTGGCGGCGGCTTGCACAAATGCAGCTGACCCTGCTGAAAATTCAGCCGAAGTGTCGCCAGCAAGCGCAGATGCCGCCACCGAAACGCGCGCCGCTTTCAGCGAGGAAGGCCTTGCCGCGCTGGATGAGCTGCTCGCTGGCTATGTCGAGGCAGGGCAGGTGGCCGGCATTGAGGCGATGCTCGTCAAGGATGGTGAGATTGCCTATTCGGCGAGGCACGGGCTTCGCGACGTCGAAGACCAGACCCCGCTCGGCAAGGACACGATCTGGCGTATCTACTCGATGTCAAAGCCGGTGACCGGCGTCGCGCTGATGCAGCTCTATGAAGACGGCAAGTTCGACCTCGACGATCCGCTGAGCGACTATATCCCCGAGTTCGAGAATTTGCAGGTTCTGGCCGGTGAGAATGAGGATGGCACGCCCATCCTGGAGCCGCTTGAGCGTGAGCCGACAATTCGCGACGCAATGCGCCACACGGCAGGGTTCGCCTATGGCCTGTTCGGCGAGGATTATTCGAACCGCCAGTTCCGGGAACAGCGGATCCTGAGTTCGCCCGGGCTTGATGTGCTCGTCGACCGGGTTGCCGAAGTGCCTCTCCTGTTCCAGCCGGGCGAGCAATGGTCTTACGGCGTCGGCGTTGATATCCAGGGTTATCTCATCGAGCAGTTCTCTGGCATGAACCTTGGCGAGTATCTCGACGCCAATATCTTCACCCCGCTCGGGATGGACGACACTGGCTTCTACGTGCCGGACGCAGACTATGACCGCTTCGCCGACCTCATGGTCTGGTCCCCTGAAGCGGGCCGGTTCGTGCCGGTGCCTGAGACGCGCGAGAGCACGGCGGCGGTGCCCTATCTCTACCGGCAGGACACAGTGCCATTTGAATCCGGTGGCCACGGTCTGGTGGCGACCATCAGCGACTATGCCCGGTTCAGCCAGATGATGCTGAATGAGGGGAGCCTCGATGGCGCAGAGATAATCTCGCCGGAGACGGTTGAGCTGATGACGAGCGACCAGTTGCCCGAAGGTCTGGGCATCAGCTTCAATGGTACGGCGCGGGCCACCATGACGGCAGAGCCGCACAAGTTCGGTCTGGACTGGGGCATTATTTCGGACCCGGAAGCCATGGCGAGCCCGGCCGGGGCTGGCACCTATTACTGGGGCGGGGCAGCCGGGACATGGTTCTGGATCGATCCGGTGAACGATCTGTACTTCATCGCCATGATCCAGCGTTTCGGCAATAATCCGGACATGCCGTTCGAGCCGCGCGCCCAGTCAATGGCGCTGGTCTATGAGGCTTTGCAGGAATAA
- a CDS encoding OsmC family protein yields MKRHATAHWSGPLKDGKGTIDTQSGALSSHGYSFKARFEDESGKAGTNPEELLGAAHAGCFAMQLSAFLAMNDTPAEDLEAKSVITVEEVDGGFEVKSSALTLTGKVPGIDGAKFQELANKAKEECPMSKALGAIKVTLDAKLA; encoded by the coding sequence ATGAAACGTCACGCCACAGCCCACTGGTCAGGCCCCCTCAAGGACGGCAAAGGCACCATCGACACCCAGAGCGGCGCCCTCTCAAGCCACGGCTACTCCTTCAAGGCCCGTTTCGAAGACGAAAGCGGCAAGGCCGGCACGAACCCGGAAGAGCTGCTCGGTGCGGCCCATGCAGGCTGCTTTGCCATGCAGCTCTCGGCATTCCTCGCCATGAACGACACCCCTGCAGAAGACCTCGAGGCGAAGTCCGTCATCACGGTCGAGGAGGTTGATGGCGGCTTCGAGGTAAAATCATCCGCCCTCACCCTAACCGGCAAAGTGCCGGGGATCGATGGGGCGAAGTTCCAGGAGCTTGCCAACAAGGCCAAGGAAGAATGCCCAATGTCCAAGGCCCTCGGCGCCATCAAGGTGACGCTCGACGCCAAGCTCGCCTGA
- a CDS encoding TauD/TfdA family dioxygenase, with protein sequence MNIHVGAEAFARFEARRLSPAIGAVLHGVDLSEPMDDALVAEIRKALLRYKVIFFRDQDITREQHIAFARKFGELEIHPATPKDQENPEVLRIVHNASNKGQENSWHSDVTWRTEPSLGSVLRAIELPQVGGDTLFSDMVMAYEGLSEKMKEFCCGLTAVHDIARVFAKRLGKDPKELHAKFPPQEHPVIRTHPETGERLIYVNTAFTSHIKDLSKEESDWLLQHLYSQAAVPEYQCRFRWEVGSIAFWDNRACQHYAASDYFPDVRVMERVTIAGDRPYFEA encoded by the coding sequence ATGAACATACATGTGGGGGCTGAGGCGTTTGCGCGCTTTGAGGCACGGCGACTGTCGCCTGCAATCGGCGCCGTGCTGCACGGTGTGGACCTGTCAGAGCCGATGGACGACGCGCTGGTGGCTGAGATCCGCAAGGCGCTGCTGCGCTACAAGGTGATCTTCTTCCGCGATCAGGACATCACGCGAGAGCAGCATATCGCCTTCGCCCGCAAGTTCGGTGAGCTCGAAATCCACCCTGCGACGCCGAAGGATCAGGAAAATCCCGAGGTTCTGCGGATCGTCCACAATGCCAGCAATAAGGGCCAGGAAAACTCCTGGCATTCGGATGTGACGTGGCGGACAGAGCCTTCGCTTGGCTCGGTGCTGCGGGCGATCGAGCTGCCGCAAGTGGGCGGCGACACGCTCTTTTCCGATATGGTGATGGCCTATGAGGGCCTTTCAGAAAAGATGAAGGAATTCTGCTGCGGGCTTACGGCGGTTCATGACATTGCCCGGGTCTTCGCAAAGCGTTTGGGTAAGGACCCCAAGGAGCTGCACGCCAAGTTTCCGCCGCAGGAGCATCCAGTGATCCGCACCCACCCGGAGACGGGTGAGCGTCTGATCTATGTGAACACAGCTTTCACAAGCCATATCAAGGACTTGTCGAAAGAAGAGAGCGACTGGCTTCTACAGCATCTCTACAGCCAGGCCGCCGTGCCAGAGTATCAGTGCCGCTTCCGCTGGGAGGTTGGCTCAATCGCTTTCTGGGATAACCGGGCCTGCCAGCATTATGCGGCGAGCGACTATTTCCCGGACGTGCGCGTCATGGAGCGCGTGACGATTGCGGGCGACCGGCCATACTTCGAGGCATAA
- the map gene encoding type I methionyl aminopeptidase codes for MPVRNGEIRIHDEAGFEGMRKAGRLVAECLDMLVPEVKPSVTTAHLDDLIREFVYDHGAQSATIGYRGYRHASCISLNHVICHGIPGDRPLKDGDIANIDVTVIVDGWHGDHSRMYAAGTPKRKAERLMDVTYESLMAGIAAVKPGNRFGDIGAAISKIAAKNRLSVVEDFCGHGLGQLFHDEPNVVHSARAGTGPELKPGMFFTIEPMLNIGRKDAAILPDGWTAVTRDRQLSAQFEHSVGVTEDGVEIFTSSPKGWHTPHTVEL; via the coding sequence ATGCCCGTGCGCAACGGCGAGATCCGCATCCATGACGAGGCGGGCTTTGAAGGCATGCGCAAGGCTGGCAGGCTGGTCGCCGAATGCCTCGACATGCTGGTGCCGGAGGTGAAACCCAGTGTTACCACGGCGCATCTGGACGATCTAATTCGCGAGTTTGTCTACGATCACGGCGCGCAATCCGCCACCATCGGTTATCGCGGCTATCGCCATGCCTCATGCATCTCGCTCAACCACGTCATTTGTCACGGCATTCCAGGCGACCGCCCGCTCAAGGATGGCGACATCGCCAATATCGATGTTACAGTGATCGTCGATGGTTGGCACGGCGACCATTCGCGCATGTACGCGGCCGGCACGCCGAAGCGCAAAGCCGAGCGCCTGATGGATGTGACCTATGAATCGCTGATGGCAGGCATCGCGGCGGTGAAGCCCGGCAACCGCTTTGGTGACATCGGCGCGGCCATCTCAAAGATCGCCGCCAAGAACCGCCTTTCGGTCGTTGAGGATTTCTGCGGCCACGGCCTCGGCCAGCTCTTCCACGATGAGCCAAATGTCGTCCATTCAGCCCGCGCCGGAACGGGTCCGGAGCTGAAACCCGGCATGTTCTTCACGATTGAGCCCATGCTCAATATCGGCCGCAAGGACGCAGCAATCCTGCCCGATGGCTGGACCGCCGTGACCCGCGACCGTCAACTTTCTGCCCAGTTCGAACACTCGGTCGGCGTCACCGAAGACGGCGTCGAGATCTTCACAAGCTCACCAAAGGGCTGGCACACCCCTCACACGGTAGAGCTCTAG
- a CDS encoding cupin domain-containing protein, with translation MFRIILGGVLTLGAAMSAAAQDHSAHAQHQAHGAHSEHEGHAAHHQHHHTDKLVLAETGEAVENPFHPVRLLLSSEESMGEVAIYEFILPPQSPGSPPHTHSREDEYFYVLQGTLDILSDGSVKRISEGDFAALKRGNAHMFWNGSDTETQLLMMTTGASFEQFLESVSPRLAEARPASPEAAGAVIGQLAAEHGIEISMEMMPAAAAPYYAPPPAE, from the coding sequence ATGTTCAGGATCATTCTAGGGGGTGTCCTTACGCTTGGGGCCGCCATGTCCGCGGCAGCGCAGGACCATAGCGCGCATGCTCAGCATCAGGCGCATGGCGCGCATAGTGAGCATGAAGGGCACGCCGCCCATCACCAGCATCATCACACGGACAAGCTTGTGCTGGCGGAGACAGGCGAGGCGGTCGAGAACCCGTTCCACCCGGTGCGCCTGCTGCTGTCGTCTGAAGAAAGCATGGGTGAAGTCGCGATTTACGAGTTCATCTTGCCGCCGCAGAGCCCGGGCTCGCCGCCGCACACGCATTCGCGGGAAGACGAGTATTTCTACGTGCTTCAGGGCACGCTTGATATTCTCTCGGATGGCTCGGTGAAGCGCATATCGGAAGGCGATTTTGCGGCTCTGAAGCGCGGCAATGCGCACATGTTCTGGAACGGCTCTGACACCGAAACCCAGCTTCTGATGATGACGACCGGCGCGTCTTTCGAGCAGTTTCTTGAAAGCGTGAGCCCGCGCCTTGCGGAAGCCAGGCCAGCCTCACCTGAGGCGGCAGGCGCTGTCATAGGCCAGCTCGCCGCTGAACACGGCATCGAAATTTCGATGGAGATGATGCCGGCGGCGGCAGCGCCTTATTATGCGCCGCCTCCAGCTGAGTAG
- a CDS encoding GIY-YIG nuclease family protein: protein MAFFVYIVTNQRNGTLYIGHTDDIERRAHEHRNGVIRGFASKYGCRRLVWYDTFGTSDAALTRERQMKGWRREWKISLIEKDNPGWRDLADDWHPLGARHYRMHYHPAAMGPDFRQEGGQSNAHPKPITATPAKAGAHGGWGDMSKVAR, encoded by the coding sequence ATGGCTTTTTTCGTGTACATCGTCACCAACCAGCGGAACGGCACGCTCTATATCGGCCATACCGACGATATCGAACGCCGTGCGCACGAACATCGGAATGGCGTCATACGGGGCTTTGCGAGCAAATATGGCTGCAGGCGCCTTGTCTGGTACGACACGTTCGGGACGAGTGACGCCGCGCTGACACGTGAGCGGCAGATGAAGGGGTGGCGCCGCGAATGGAAGATTTCCCTGATTGAGAAAGACAATCCGGGCTGGCGGGATCTGGCTGACGACTGGCACCCTTTGGGCGCGCGTCACTATCGGATGCATTATCACCCAGCCGCCATGGGTCCTGACTTTCGTCAGGAAGGCGGCCAATCCAACGCTCACCCCAAACCCATAACCGCCACCCCAGCGAAAGCTGGGGCCCATGGCGGCTGGGGTGACATGTCAAAGGTGGCGAGATGA
- the radC gene encoding DNA repair protein RadC yields the protein MKPVEEAPLLGLTAPARPFVSAKPHWQGHRDRLRTKLIERGAIALEDYELLETLLFAFIPRRDVKPISKALLARFGSLSAVLSARPADLIKVAGVGETVAAYLKATAEIGARATRETLASRTVISSWSALTDYVKRELQHEGREQFRVLFLDRKNQLIADEIMGHGTVDHAPVYPREIARRALELQASSLILVHNHPSGDPTPSRADIDMTRAIIDALDALEITVHDHLIAARGGVTSFKAQGLI from the coding sequence ATGAAACCCGTTGAGGAAGCCCCGCTACTTGGACTGACGGCACCGGCCCGACCTTTCGTCTCAGCGAAGCCGCACTGGCAGGGCCATCGTGACCGCTTGCGCACGAAGCTAATTGAGCGCGGCGCCATCGCGCTGGAGGATTATGAACTTCTCGAGACGCTGCTCTTCGCTTTCATTCCCCGCCGGGACGTCAAGCCCATATCGAAAGCGCTGCTGGCGCGTTTCGGGTCGCTGAGCGCGGTTCTCTCTGCGCGCCCGGCTGACCTCATCAAGGTCGCTGGCGTTGGCGAGACTGTTGCTGCCTATCTCAAGGCCACTGCAGAGATTGGCGCGCGCGCAACCCGAGAGACGCTGGCTTCGCGCACCGTGATTTCGAGCTGGTCGGCCCTCACAGACTATGTAAAGCGCGAGCTTCAACATGAGGGCCGCGAGCAGTTTCGCGTCCTCTTTCTCGACCGCAAGAACCAGCTCATCGCTGATGAGATCATGGGGCATGGAACAGTGGATCACGCCCCGGTCTATCCACGCGAGATAGCGCGGCGGGCGCTGGAACTTCAGGCGTCCAGCCTGATCCTCGTGCACAACCATCCATCTGGCGACCCGACACCCTCAAGGGCCGATATCGACATGACCCGTGCAATCATCGATGCGCTAGATGCACTGGAAATCACCGTGCATGACCACCTCATCGCGGCGCGCGGCGGGGTGACCAGCTTCAAGGCCCAAGGCCTTATCTAG
- a CDS encoding DEAD/DEAH box helicase yields MTDQSAIVPALGQALAARGYDQLTPVQSAMLDPEIAASDLLVSAQTGSGKTVAFGIAMAPSLLMGADRLPRPGTPLALVVAPTRELAVQVHRELDWLYAEAGARVVSCVGGMDPREERSDLMKGAHIVVGTPGRLVDHLNRGSLVLDDIRVVAMDEADEMLDLGFREELETLLSAAPEDRRTLLFSATVSKPIARLAETFQRDAVRINTISDTDQHADIDYRAHSIAPSDVENAIINVLRFHEAKNALVFCKTRANVNHLLARFHNRGLSVVALSGELSQSERTHALQALRDGRANVCVATDVAARGLDLPDLDLVIHADLPTNREALLHRSGRTGRAGRKGVSVLIVPFKARRRIERLLQDARVEASWTDAPGADDIRKRDDERLLNHPSLTETASASDHEMARMLIDIHGAEQVAAAFVAHHRARRSAPEELMDVPEYRPADKRERPPRGDGPRGDGPRRERTDRREPRAERNDFEDSVWINLSVGRKSGADPRWLLPMLCKAGGLHRTDVGAIRIEDAHTRVELKAESAPGFLERVGPDGRLEKSISAWREGEKPAGWAEGSAPARRERGDDRDSDRPAKKRSGPPSGPRSDKRSGKFAGKPRAEGKPRFEGKPRSEGKPARKPRPVPPSQLEDRAPERPKSKKPGKPKPRRFDPTAEKPPKRRKPKQD; encoded by the coding sequence ATGACCGACCAATCCGCAATTGTCCCTGCACTGGGCCAAGCTCTTGCTGCGCGTGGATATGACCAGCTGACCCCTGTGCAATCTGCTATGCTCGACCCTGAGATTGCCGCGTCAGACCTGCTGGTTTCTGCGCAGACGGGTTCGGGCAAGACGGTCGCGTTCGGCATTGCAATGGCCCCTTCCCTGCTGATGGGGGCTGACCGGCTTCCACGTCCAGGCACACCGCTGGCGCTTGTTGTTGCGCCGACGCGCGAGCTTGCTGTGCAGGTGCACCGCGAACTCGACTGGCTGTATGCCGAAGCAGGCGCACGCGTTGTCTCCTGCGTGGGCGGTATGGATCCGCGCGAAGAGCGCTCTGACCTGATGAAGGGCGCCCACATTGTCGTGGGCACGCCAGGCCGCCTGGTCGATCACCTCAATCGCGGCAGCCTTGTGCTCGACGACATTCGCGTCGTCGCCATGGATGAAGCGGACGAAATGCTGGATCTTGGCTTCCGCGAGGAGCTTGAGACCCTTCTAAGCGCCGCGCCGGAAGACCGCCGCACGCTTCTCTTCTCAGCGACCGTGTCGAAGCCGATCGCGCGCCTTGCTGAGACGTTCCAGCGCGATGCCGTTCGTATCAACACAATTTCCGACACGGACCAGCACGCCGATATCGACTACCGCGCGCATTCCATTGCGCCGTCGGACGTTGAGAATGCGATCATCAACGTCCTGCGCTTCCATGAAGCCAAGAATGCGCTTGTCTTCTGCAAGACCCGCGCGAATGTGAACCACCTCCTCGCGCGCTTTCACAATCGCGGCCTGAGCGTTGTTGCCCTGTCAGGTGAGCTCAGCCAGAGCGAGCGTACGCATGCGCTGCAGGCCCTGCGCGATGGGCGGGCCAATGTCTGCGTCGCGACCGATGTCGCCGCACGCGGCCTCGACCTGCCAGACCTCGACCTCGTCATCCATGCTGACCTGCCGACCAACCGCGAAGCGCTGCTGCACCGGTCCGGGCGCACGGGCCGCGCCGGCCGCAAGGGCGTCAGCGTCCTGATCGTGCCGTTCAAGGCCCGCCGCCGCATCGAGCGCCTGCTGCAGGATGCCCGCGTCGAGGCGAGCTGGACCGATGCCCCCGGCGCCGACGACATCCGCAAACGCGATGATGAGCGCCTGCTCAACCACCCATCCCTGACCGAAACAGCAAGTGCCAGCGACCATGAGATGGCGCGTATGCTGATCGACATTCACGGCGCCGAACAGGTCGCCGCTGCCTTCGTCGCGCATCATCGCGCGCGGCGCTCTGCCCCTGAAGAGCTGATGGACGTGCCGGAGTACCGCCCCGCCGACAAGCGTGAGCGCCCGCCGCGCGGCGACGGCCCTCGCGGTGATGGACCTCGACGTGAGCGTACAGACCGCCGCGAACCGCGCGCCGAACGCAACGATTTTGAAGACAGCGTCTGGATCAATCTTTCCGTTGGCCGCAAATCCGGCGCAGACCCGCGCTGGCTGTTGCCAATGCTCTGCAAGGCTGGCGGCCTTCACCGGACTGATGTCGGCGCAATCCGCATTGAGGACGCACATACGCGCGTCGAGCTGAAAGCTGAGAGCGCGCCGGGCTTCCTGGAACGTGTCGGGCCTGATGGCCGGCTTGAGAAATCAATCTCTGCCTGGCGCGAGGGCGAGAAACCGGCCGGCTGGGCGGAAGGCTCTGCCCCTGCCCGCCGGGAACGCGGCGATGATCGCGATTCAGACCGCCCGGCGAAGAAGCGCTCTGGCCCGCCATCCGGCCCGCGCTCTGATAAGCGCTCCGGCAAATTCGCTGGAAAGCCTCGTGCCGAAGGAAAGCCTCGCTTTGAAGGCAAGCCGCGTAGCGAAGGCAAACCAGCCCGCAAGCCGCGGCCTGTCCCACCGTCGCAACTGGAAGATCGCGCGCCTGAACGACCAAAGTCGAAAAAGCCTGGCAAACCAAAGCCGCGCCGCTTTGACCCGACGGCCGAGAAGCCGCCAAAGCGCCGCAAGCCAAAGCAGGACTAG